In Harpia harpyja isolate bHarHar1 chromosome 8, bHarHar1 primary haplotype, whole genome shotgun sequence, a genomic segment contains:
- the C8H12orf57 gene encoding protein C10, whose protein sequence is MAASAQAAALSAEQAKAVLAEVIKAFGAPENAQRMEEARDNACNDMGKMLQFLLPVATQIQQDVIKAYGFSNDGEGVLKFARLIKSYESQDPEIASMSGKLKAMFLPPMTLPPHGAGTGGVATS, encoded by the exons ATGGCGGCCTCCGCGCAGGCGGCGGCGCTGAGCGCCGAGCAGGCGAAGG CGGTGCTGGCGGAGGTGATCAAGGCCTTCGGGGCCCCCGAGAACGCGCAGCGCATGGAGGAGGCTCGGGATAACGCCTGCAACGACATGGGCAAGATGCTGCAGTTCCTCTTGCCCGTCGCCACCCAGATCCAGCAGGACGTGATCAAAGCCTACGGCTTCAGCAACGACGGCGAAG GGGTCCTGAAGTTCGCCCGGTTGATCAAGTCCTACGAGTCGCAGGACCCGGAGATCGCCAGCATGTCGGGCAAGCTCAAGGCCATGTTCCTGCCGCCCATGACGCTGCCGCCGCACGGGGCCGGGACCGGCGGAGTGGCAACCTCCTGA
- the ATN1 gene encoding LOW QUALITY PROTEIN: atrophin-1 (The sequence of the model RefSeq protein was modified relative to this genomic sequence to represent the inferred CDS: deleted 10 bases in 9 codons) translates to MKTRQNKDSMSMRSGRKKETPGPREELRSRGRASPGGVSTSSSDGKAEKSRQATKKGRVEESCTPKGSKQGRTEEISESEGEDTNAPKKTKTEELPCPPSPSDVDSLDGHSFNDEMSSDPRDIDQDNRSTSPSVYSPGSVENDSDSSSVLSQGPSHSYHHPPLFPQSPPVAPPPDSLARPPEPSFGLPGEVHPQGPPAGSYHSQLEGQASRIYQAQAPQTPSSSSSAVAPPPAPPSSSSSSSSSSSSSSSSSSHAPLYPTANVVQVGAKIASGVGGLPAPGGREQTLGTKHNPPPTTPISLASAVGGLPPQKTPPANPPPPPPSSAPSFPHVSANLPPPPALRPLNNAAAASSSPGMVGQPLSGHLPSPHGMGQDKAPALAPSRYPYAPPPLPPSSSSAQYPQSSPAQPLPSYSASYGHSFPPPSGLSVSSQPPKYTQPSLPSQPVWSQGPPPYSRPLGNAGSHPPPPFPGQPPHHQQPPQQQHHHGHGSGGGVSPAAAAPPQPPGGYPHGLDSSSHHPSHATYGLRLYPPHSQAAYSQAPSAAAAHPSSSSSSSSSSSSSSSSSSAASSQGSYPGMCAHPPGQSPATYTFPPPPPPSPAHGAGPPVTSAATTLSTVIATMASPSTAPYKTVSPPVPPSAVAPYGKRAASPVPTFQPPAPYKPGSPPASSAAPFRAATPPGYRVASSPVAGGYKAPSPAPSAPPPLPGSMAAPAPPPPPLPLSAAQIKQEPSEEYEPPESPVPPARSPSPPPKVVDVPSHASQSARFNKHLDRGFNSCSRTDLYFVPLDGSKLAKKRADLVEKVRREAEQKAREEKEREREREREKEREREKERELERSVKMAQEGRPVECSSLGPVPHRPSFEQGSAVATVPPYLGPDTPALRTLSEYARPHVMSPSNRNHPFYVPLGAVDPGLLGYNVPAIYSSDPATRERELREREARERDLRDRDLRERLKPGFEVKPAELEQLHAVPAAAMDPFPRHGGLSLQTAPGLHPAFPFHPGLGHLERERLALAAGPTLRPDMSYAERLAAERQHAERVAALSNDPLARLQMLNVTPHHHQHSHIHSHLHLHQQDAIHAASASVHPLIDPLASGSHLTRIPYPAGTIPNPLLPHPLHENEVLRHQLFAAPYRDLPGSLSAPMSAAHQLQAMHAQSAELQRLALEQQQWLHAHHPLHGVPLPTQEDYYSHLKKESDKPL, encoded by the exons ATGAAGACGCGACAGAACAAGGACTCG ATGTCAATGCGGAGTGGACGGAAGAAAGAGACTCCAGGGCCCCGAGAGGAGCTCAGATCACGGGGTCGAGCTTCCCCCGGCGGCGTCAGCACCTCCAGCAGCGATGGCAAAGCTGAGAAATCCCGACAAGCGACAAAG AAAGGCCGGGTGGAGGAATCCTGCACCCCCAAGGGCAGCAAGCAGGGCCGAACAGAAGAGATCTCAGAGAGTGAAGGGGAGGACACCAACGctcccaaaaaaaccaaaaccgaG GAGTTGCCCTGCCCTCCATCCCCGTCCGACGTTGACAGCCTCGATGGCCACAGCTTCAACGACGAGATGAGCAGTGACCCACGGGACATCGACCAGGACAACAGGAGCACCTCACCCAGCGTCTACAGCCCCGGCAGCGTGGAGAATGACTCCGACTCGTCCTCCGTGCTGTCCCAGGGGCCGTCTCACTCCTACCACCACCCTCCGCTCTTCCCCCAGAGCCCGCCGGTAGCTCCCCCTCCGGACAGCCTGGCCCGACCACCCGAGCCCAGCTTTGGGCTCCCGGGCGAGGTgcacccccagggacccccggCGGGGAGCTACCACTCGCAGCTGGAGGGCCAGGCCTCCCGCATTTACCAGGCTCAAGCCCCGCAgacaccctcctcttcctcctctgctgttgccccccctcccgcccccccttcctcctcctcctcctcctcctcctcctcctcctcttcctcgtcctcctcctcccacgCTCCTCTTTACCCCACGGCCAACGTGGTGCAGGTGGGGGCCAAAATTGCCAGCGGAGTCGGGGGGCTCCCAGCGCCGGGGGGTCGCGAGCAGACCCTCGGCACCAAGCACAACCCGCCGCCCACCACCCCCATCTCGCTGGCGTCGGCGGTCGGGGGGCTCCCCCCTCAAAAGACGCCCCCGGCCAACCCTCCG CCGCCCCCGCCGTCTTcggccccttccttcccccacgTCTCCGCcaacctg ccccccccgccggccttGCGACCCCTCAACAACGCGGCGGCCGCCTCCAGCTCCCCGGGGATGGTGGGGCAGCCCCTGAGCGGCCACCTTCCCTCGCCCCACGGCATGGGGCAGGACAAGGCACCGGCCCTGGCCCCCTCCCGCTACCCCtacgccccgccgccgctgccgccctccAGTTCCTCCGCCCAGTACCCCCAGtcttccccagcccagcccctgcccagttACAGTGCCTCCTACGGCCattccttcccccctcccagcgGCCTCTCCGTCTCCAGCCAGCCCCCCAAGTAcacccagccctccctgccctcccagcccgTCTGGagccaggga ccccccccctacAGCCGTCCCCTGGGCAACGCCGGCTCCCAC CCGccgccccccttccccggccAGCCCCCCCATCaccagcagcccccccagcagcagcatcaccacGGCCACGGGAGCGGCGGGGGGGTCTCCCCGGCGGCCGCggctcccccgcagccccccgggggtTACCCCCACGGGCTGGACTCGAGCAGCCATCACCCCTCCCATGCCACCTACGGGCTGCGCCTCTAC CCCCCCCACAGCCAGGCGGCTTACAGCCAggccccctccgccgccgccgcc cacccctcttcctcctcctcctcctcttcctcctcgtcctcctcctcctcctcctcctccgccgcctctTCCCAGGGAAGCTACCCCGGCATGTGCGCCCACCCCCCCGGGCAGAGTCCTGCCACCtacaccttcccccccccgccgcccccctcccctgcccatGGCGCCGGC CCTCCGGTCACTTCTGCTGCCACCACCCTCTCCACCGTCATCGCCACCATGGCCTCCCCCTCCACGGCCCCCTACAAGACGGTCTCGCCCCCGGTACCCCCCTCGGCCGTGGCCCCTTACGGGAAGCGGGCGGCTTCCCCCGTCCCCACTTTCCAGCCCCCGGCCCCCTACAAACCGGGCTCGCCCCCCGCTTCTTCGGCCGCCCCTTTCCGGGCAGCCACCCCTCCCGGCTACCGGGTGGCCTCTTCGCCTGTGGCGGGGGGCTACAAAGCCCCCTCGcccgctccttctgccccacCGCCCCTGCCGGGCAGTatggctgccccggcc cccccgccacccccgctCCCCCTCAGCGCCGCGCAGATCAAGCAGGAGCCGTCGGAGGAGTACGAGCCCCCCGAGAGCCCCGTGCCGCCTGCTCGCAGCCCCTCGCCGCCCCCCAAGGTGGTGGATGTGCCGAGCCATGCCAGCCAGTCAGCCAG ATTCAACAAACACCTGGACCGCGGCTTCAACTCCTGCTCCCGCACAGACCTGTACTTTGTGCCCCTCGACGGCTCCAAGCTGGCCAAGAAAAGGGCAGACTTGGTGGAGAAAGTGCGGCGAGAGGCTGAGCAGAAGGCGCGGGAAGAGAAGGAGCGGGAACGGGAACGGGAGCGGGAGAAGGAGCGGGAGCGGGAGAAGGAGCGGGAGCTGGAGAGGAGCGTG AAGATGGCCCAGGAGGGCCGGCCGGTCGAGTGCTCGTCCCTCGGGCCGGTTCCCCACCGCCCCTCCTTCGAGCAGGGCAGTGCCGTAGCGACTGTTCCCCCGTACCTGGGTCCCGACACCCCGGCTCTGCGCACCCTCAGCGAATACGCGCGGCCCCACGTCATGTCC CCCAGCAACCGCAACCACCCTTTCTACGTGCCGCTGGGTGCGGTCGACCCGGGCTTGCTGGGGTACAACGTGCCGGCCATCTACAGCAGCGATCCAGCGACGCGGGAGCGAGAGCTGAGGGAACGGGAAGCCCGCGAACGAGACCTGAGGGACCGGGACCTGCGTGAACGTCTCAAGCCCGGCTTTGAAGTCAAGCCGGCCGAGTTAGAGCAGCTCCACGCCGTGCCAGCTGCTGCCATGGATCCGTTCCCACGCCACGGCGGGCTGAGTCTGCAGACGGCCCCCGGCCTTCATCCCGCTTTTCCCTTCCACCCAGGGCTGGGCCACTTGGAGCGGGAGCGGCTGGCGCTGGCAGCCGGCCCGACCCTTCGTCCCGACATGTCCTACGCCGAGCGCTTGGCGGCTGAGCGCCAGCACGCCGAGCGGGTGGCTGCTCTCAGCAACGACCCTCTGGCCCGGCTGCAGATGCTCAATGTGACACCTCATCATCATCAGCATTCCCACATCCActcccacctccacctccaccagCAGGATGCCATACATGCAG CCTCAGCTTCTGTTCACCCTCTTATCGACCCACTCGCCTCGGGATCCCACCTCACCCGGATACCATATCCAGCTGGAACCATCCCCAACCCTCTCCTGCCTCACCCTCTACATGAGAACGAAGTGCTGCGCCACCAGCTCTTTG CCGCACCCTACAGGGACCTGCCGGGCTCCCTCTCCGCGCCCATGTCCGCAGCGCATCAGCTGCAGGCCATGCACGCGCAGTCGGCCGAGCTGCAGCGCCTGGctctggaacagcagcagtggcttCACGCCCACCACCCTCTGCACGGCGTGCCGCTCCCGACGCAGGAGGATTACTACAG CCACCTGAAGAAAGAAAGTGACAAACCCCTTTAA